Below is a genomic region from Sutterella megalosphaeroides.
CTTGACGACCGCTTCCGTTGCGACGATTTCGGCGATTTCGCGCAGGAACCAGGGGTCGATCTTCGTGTGGCGGTGGATTTCGTCCAAGGACATGCCCAGACGCATCGCGTCCGCAACGTAGAAAATGCGTTCGGGTCCGGGAACCGTGAGTTCGCGAATGAGTTTCGACGCGTCGGTCGTGACGGGAGTCAGACCGTCCTTACCCGTTTCAAGGCCGCGCAGCGCCTTCTGGAGGGACTCCGCAAAGCTCCGACCGATCGCCATCACTTCGCCCACGGACTTCATCTGGGTCGTGAGGCGGTCGTCGGCGGCGGGGAACTTTTCAAAGGCAAAGCGCGGGCACTTCGTGACGACGTAGTCGATCGAGGGTTCGAACGAGGCCGGGGTCTTCCCGCCCGTCATGTCGTTTTTCAATTCGTCGAGCGTGTAGCCGACGGCAAGCTTTGCCGCGATCTTCGCGATCGGGAAACCGGTCGCCTTCGAAGCGAGGGCGGACGAGCGCGAGACGCGCGGGTTCATTTCGATCACGATCATGCGACCCGTCTTCGGATCGAGCGCGAACTGCACGTTCGATCCCCCGGTGTCCACACCGATCACGCGCAGAACGGCCATCGACGCGTCGCGCATCGCCTGGTATTCGCGGTCGGTGAGGGTCTGAGCGGGCGCCACGGTGATGGAGTCCCCGGTGTGCACGCCCATCGGGTCGAAGTTTTCGATGGAGCACACGATGATCGTGTTGTCCGCCTTGTCGCGGACGACTTCCATTTCGAATTCCTTCCAGCCGAGAAGCGACTCTTCGATGAGGACTTCGTGCGTGGGCGAGAGTTCGAGCCCGCGCGAGACGATCTCGTCGAATTCGGCCGTGTTGTAGGCAATGCCGCCACCGGAGCCGCCGAGCGTGAAGGACGGACGAATGACGGCGGGGAAACCCGTCATCTTGAGAAGGGCCTTCGCTTCGCCGAGCGTGTGCGCAACGCCCGAGCGGGCGGACTCAAGACCGATCGAGGCCATCAGTTCCTTGAAGCGTTCGCGGTCTTCGGCCTTGTCGATCGCTTCCGGGGTGGCGCCGATCAATTCCACGTCGTATTTCTCAAGCACCCCTTCGCGAACGAGGTCCATGGCGCAGTTCAAAGCCGTCTGCCCGCCCATCGTCGGGAGAATCGCGTCGGGGCGCTCTTTGGCGATGATGCGCTCCAACGTCTGCCAGGTGATGGGTTCGATGTAGGTTGCATCCGCCGTCTGCGGATCCGTCATGATGGTGGCCGGGTTCGAATTCACGAGAATCGTGCGGTAGCCTTCTTCGCGCAGTACGCGGCAGGCCTGAACGCCCGAGTAGTCGAATTCGCAAGCCTGACCGATGACGATCGGACCCGCGCCGATGATGAGAATGGATTGAATGTCTGTACGTTTGGGCATGATGTGTCCTTGTCGGGCGGGGTCAGTTCGCGGAGGCGGCCTTCTTGGCGGCCATCAGTTCGACGAAGTGCGCGAAAAGCGGCGAGATGTCGTGGGGACCCGGGCTCGCTTCGGGGTGACCCTGGAAGCAGAAGGCGGGTGCGTCGGTGAGCTCAAAGCCTTGCAATGACCCGTCGAAAAGCGACCGGTGCGTGACGACTGCGTTTTCGGGCAAGGTCTCCGCGTCGACCGCAAACCCGTGGTTCTGGCTCGTGATGTAGACGCGGTGCGTGCGCACGTCCTCAACGGGGTGGTTCCCGCCGTGATGGCCGAACTTCATCTTGAGGGTTTTCGCCCCGACCGCAAGGCCCATGATCTGGTGACCGAGGCAGATGCCGAAAAGCGGCACCTTGGCGGCTATCGCCTGCTTCGCGACTTCAATCGCGTACGTGCAGGGGGCGGGGTCCCCGGGGCCGTTCGAGAGGAAGATCCCGTCGGGGTTCATCGCCATGGCTTCGTCAAAGCTCGTGCGCGCCGGCACAACCGTCACCTTCACGCCCGCAGTCGCAAGCATGCGAAGAATGTTCTTCTTGATCCCGAAGTCGTAGGCGACGACGTGATAGGGCTGCTCGGCGGGCGTCACAAAGCCCGCGGCGCGCTCGGCCGTTGCGTTTTGCCACGTGCCTTCCGTCCATTCGTAGGAAGCCTTCGTCGTCACGACGCTCGCGAGGTCCTGGCCCTCCATCCGGCCCCAGGACGAAGCGGCCGCCTTCGCCTTTTCGAGGTCGGCTTCGGTCAGGTCGCCCTTTTCCGCGGCGACGATCGCACCGGGCTGCGCCCCCGTCGAGCGAAGGTGCATGGTGAGGGCTCGCGTATCGATGTCCGTGATCGCGACGATCCCTTCGGCGCGCAGGACTTCAACCAAGGGGCGTTCGCTGCGTGCATTCGACGGAACTTCCGTCATGCGGTTCACGATCAAACCCGCAGCTGCGATCGCGCGGCTTTCCATATCCTCGGCGTTCCAGCCGGTGTTCCCCACGTGCGCCACCGTAAGCGTCACAAGTTGGCCCGTATAGGACGGATCCGTCAGGATTTCCTGGTAACCCGTCATCGACGTATTGAAAACGGTCTCACCCGAGGCCAATCCCGGAGCGCCCGCAGAGCGCCCCCGAAAGATCCGTCCGTCCGAGAGTACCAGTGCCGCTTCGGGCCGTTTGTGCGTAAGAAGTGCCACGTTGTTCTCCTTCGTTTGTCATTCGGATCGTGCCGAAAATCCATGTCTTTCGGCGCCAAAGTCTTGTCATTTTATGTAACGCTCCGCCCAGAATCGGTCGGACCGATTAAGGAGAACACCCAAGAGGCTTTGCGCTTTTTCGTGAGGAAAAATGGTTCTTCGAACCCGTAGAATTGTCGGCAAATACTCGTCCGAAGTGGATTTGATGGTGAATACGAAGGGACTCTCCGTGATTCGGACGAAGCACTGCGCCAAGTTGTTTACGTGATGTGCATGCGAAGTTACCCGAATGTCTCCGAAGCGGAACATATATCGTCGAGCCCGTGCGCTTCTTCCCTCCGATCGGGGGCGCGAAACGCACCCCGGGCAGTATCGATTCGCCTTGTTTCCAGTCTGAAAGCGTCCTCATCCGGCTCCGCACTTGCGCCTGCCGCACCCTCTCCAAAGCCCTTTTGAGGTACCCCCCCTACCCCTACCCCTCCCCACCCCAACGAAGAGACGGCGCCGCATGACGGGCCGCAAGCGGCGTTTCCACGCCCGAACGGAAGTGTTCGACTCGCCGCCCTTCGACGTCCTTCGAGGGGTTGCGCGAACCGCCACGTCACACGATACGGCCGACAAGGGATTCCGCGACGTCCTTCACCATACCGAAGTATGGGGCGAGGATCCTTCGGGAATCGAACTCTTCGGTGTCGCGGAATGGTCCTCATTCGACATTCGTTTGGTCGACAAATGGGTCTTCGGAGTCGACCGACAAACGCCGCTATTTTCAACAAACTCGGCAACTAATATCCACTCTCTATCCTTTGCCGAATAGACACAAGAAAGAATCAGATTCGGAATCTTTTTGCGAATTCAGGGTCCCGAAATCGGGGTTTCCGATCGTATAGTTAACTCGCAGGCCGACGAAACAACGGGTCCGTCCCAAACGCCACGGCATGTGTTTTTTAAGGTTGGTATTTGTATAAGGAGTTTGACAATGAAAGCCGCCTTTTCGTCTCGGACC
It encodes:
- the carA gene encoding glutamine-hydrolyzing carbamoyl-phosphate synthase small subunit is translated as MALLTHKRPEAALVLSDGRIFRGRSAGAPGLASGETVFNTSMTGYQEILTDPSYTGQLVTLTVAHVGNTGWNAEDMESRAIAAAGLIVNRMTEVPSNARSERPLVEVLRAEGIVAITDIDTRALTMHLRSTGAQPGAIVAAEKGDLTEADLEKAKAAASSWGRMEGQDLASVVTTKASYEWTEGTWQNATAERAAGFVTPAEQPYHVVAYDFGIKKNILRMLATAGVKVTVVPARTSFDEAMAMNPDGIFLSNGPGDPAPCTYAIEVAKQAIAAKVPLFGICLGHQIMGLAVGAKTLKMKFGHHGGNHPVEDVRTHRVYITSQNHGFAVDAETLPENAVVTHRSLFDGSLQGFELTDAPAFCFQGHPEASPGPHDISPLFAHFVELMAAKKAASAN